The proteins below come from a single Pseudarthrobacter sp. SSS035 genomic window:
- a CDS encoding LysR family transcriptional regulator gives MFTFDQLAGFIAVAEELHFGRAAEKLNMTQPPLSRQIQKLEKSIGTELLERDNRKVELTPAGRAFLDEAKRLMALANRAPVTARRIATGRSGVLRVGFTAASGFSILGPLLEEIASILPDVDIDLQELVTGEQIQGLLTGELDLGLARPPFDRDVFDSHLLYREPLVLAVPTGHRLADLSRPVEDADFRDEPLIMHSPAKAAYFYDLVIRLHSIHHGNVLHTVSQILTMVSLVAAKRGVAFVPHSATLLAIKGVEFLPLAGASSEDPVELHAIWNRKVANPALRRLLQDLEFRTE, from the coding sequence ATGTTCACTTTCGACCAACTGGCCGGATTCATCGCGGTCGCGGAGGAACTCCACTTCGGACGGGCCGCGGAAAAGCTGAATATGACCCAGCCGCCGCTCAGCCGCCAGATCCAGAAGCTGGAGAAAAGCATCGGCACGGAGCTGCTGGAGCGCGACAACCGCAAAGTGGAGCTCACACCCGCCGGCCGGGCCTTCCTGGACGAGGCCAAAAGGCTTATGGCCCTGGCCAACCGGGCCCCGGTGACGGCCCGCCGGATCGCCACCGGCCGCTCCGGCGTCCTCCGGGTGGGCTTCACCGCGGCCAGCGGGTTCAGCATCCTTGGTCCCCTCCTGGAGGAGATCGCGTCAATCCTTCCCGACGTCGACATCGACCTGCAGGAGCTCGTCACCGGGGAACAGATCCAGGGCCTGCTGACGGGTGAACTCGACCTGGGCCTGGCCCGGCCGCCCTTTGACCGGGACGTCTTTGATTCGCATCTCCTGTACCGGGAACCTCTGGTGCTGGCCGTGCCAACGGGCCACCGGTTGGCGGACCTTTCCCGGCCGGTGGAGGATGCCGATTTCCGGGACGAACCCCTCATCATGCATTCGCCGGCGAAAGCCGCCTATTTCTACGACCTGGTCATCCGCCTGCACTCCATCCACCACGGGAATGTCCTGCATACCGTGAGCCAGATCCTCACCATGGTCTCCCTTGTCGCAGCCAAGCGCGGTGTTGCCTTTGTCCCGCACTCAGCTACGCTCCTGGCGATCAAGGGAGTCGAATTCCTGCCACTGGCCGGCGCCAGCAGCGAGGACCCGGTTGAACTGCACGCCATCTGGAACCGTAAGGTGGCCAACCCGGCCCTGCGGCGGCTGCTGCAGGACCTGGAATTCAGGACGGAGTAG
- a CDS encoding carbohydrate ABC transporter permease has protein sequence MSNRATMTPTLASESPTAAPSGPQKPAAANRRGGRPKRRSVTRKQVWAGWFLLTPALLHSTLFISVPTLAAVFLSMTDYSFSGEWAWVGFDNFVELMGDQNFKTAFVNTVLYAVVVVPISMGLALVIALGLNQKLRGMAFFRTAFYIPTVTATVAVATVWLWIYNPGAGLANGALSFFGFGPQPFLNSPDTALPSLMLVGIWQGLGAKMIIYLAALQGVSRELVEAAELDGANRWQTFKHVKWPALAPAQFFVLITSIVGTFQVYDLVYVMTRGGPGISTNVLVLDIYNNAFQGMRLGYASAETVIMILLISVFIIVGRKLQGSDKSE, from the coding sequence ATGAGCAACCGAGCAACCATGACGCCGACGCTGGCGTCGGAGTCCCCAACCGCGGCGCCGTCAGGCCCGCAGAAACCGGCCGCCGCCAACCGGCGCGGCGGCCGCCCGAAGCGGCGCTCCGTCACACGAAAGCAGGTGTGGGCCGGCTGGTTCCTGCTGACTCCGGCGCTGCTGCACTCCACGCTCTTTATCTCCGTGCCCACCCTCGCCGCAGTGTTTCTGAGCATGACCGACTACAGCTTCAGCGGCGAGTGGGCGTGGGTTGGTTTTGACAACTTCGTCGAGCTGATGGGCGATCAGAACTTCAAGACCGCCTTTGTGAACACCGTTCTGTACGCCGTCGTGGTGGTGCCCATCTCCATGGGCCTGGCACTGGTCATCGCACTGGGGCTCAACCAGAAGCTTCGCGGCATGGCCTTCTTCCGGACCGCCTTCTACATCCCTACGGTGACCGCCACGGTGGCGGTGGCCACCGTATGGCTGTGGATCTACAACCCCGGCGCAGGCCTGGCCAACGGCGCGCTGAGCTTCTTCGGCTTCGGCCCGCAGCCGTTCCTCAACAGCCCCGACACGGCACTGCCCTCCCTGATGTTGGTGGGGATCTGGCAGGGGCTCGGCGCCAAAATGATCATCTACTTAGCCGCCCTGCAAGGTGTTTCCCGGGAACTCGTGGAAGCCGCGGAATTGGACGGCGCCAACAGGTGGCAGACCTTCAAGCATGTGAAGTGGCCGGCCCTGGCTCCTGCCCAGTTCTTCGTCCTGATCACTTCGATTGTGGGCACGTTCCAGGTCTATGACCTTGTCTACGTCATGACCAGGGGAGGTCCCGGGATCTCCACCAACGTGCTGGTGCTGGACATCTACAACAACGCGTTCCAAGGGATGCGGCTCGGGTATGCCTCAGCCGAAACGGTGATCATGATCCTCCTGATCAGCGTGTTCATCATTGTGGGCCGGAAGCTTCAAGGATCTGATAAGAGTGAATAG
- a CDS encoding sugar phosphate isomerase/epimerase, with amino-acid sequence MTTIGVQAMMLKDSFAEIGAFETLRKVGGIGYRAVEISQIPMTPENVAELDRSRGELGMDIAALSVAMEIPKGMPGDSLKDNFDKVVDDAKRLDAKLLRIGMLPYSAMKSIDAVIDFAKQANEYAERLQEQGLGLYYHNHHIEFAKFDGKYMLDIIAENSPAMGMEIDVHWVQRGGLDPVRTLEKYAGRTAMVHLKDYRIGHLPDAAFGRLEAGDMAGFKAQFRDLVQFAEVGEGNLDFASIIPAAQAAGAQYLLVEQDELYGRTVWEALQTSYDNLVALGHADLF; translated from the coding sequence ATGACCACCATCGGCGTACAGGCAATGATGCTGAAGGACAGCTTCGCGGAGATCGGGGCGTTTGAAACGCTGCGTAAGGTCGGCGGCATCGGCTACCGCGCCGTCGAGATCTCCCAGATCCCGATGACGCCGGAAAACGTCGCCGAGCTGGACCGTTCCCGCGGCGAGCTGGGCATGGACATTGCGGCCCTGTCCGTCGCGATGGAAATCCCCAAGGGCATGCCGGGCGATTCGCTCAAGGACAACTTCGACAAGGTGGTGGACGACGCCAAGCGCCTGGATGCGAAGCTGCTGCGGATCGGCATGCTGCCGTACTCGGCCATGAAGTCGATCGACGCCGTCATTGACTTCGCCAAGCAGGCGAATGAATATGCCGAGCGGCTGCAGGAGCAGGGCCTGGGCCTGTATTACCACAACCACCACATCGAGTTCGCGAAGTTCGACGGCAAGTACATGCTGGACATCATCGCCGAGAACTCCCCGGCCATGGGCATGGAAATCGACGTGCACTGGGTCCAGCGCGGCGGCCTGGACCCGGTCCGGACCCTGGAAAAGTACGCCGGCCGCACGGCCATGGTGCACCTGAAGGACTACCGGATCGGACACCTCCCGGACGCCGCGTTCGGCAGGCTCGAAGCGGGGGATATGGCTGGCTTCAAGGCCCAGTTCAGGGACCTGGTCCAGTTCGCCGAAGTGGGCGAAGGCAACCTGGACTTCGCCTCCATCATCCCGGCCGCGCAGGCCGCCGGCGCCCAGTACCTGCTGGTGGAGCAGGACGAGCTCTACGGCCGCACCGTCTGGGAAGCGCTGCAGACCTCCTACGACAACCTGGTTGCACTGGGCCACGCCGACCTTTTCTAA
- a CDS encoding carbohydrate ABC transporter permease — translation MNRTAGIKPGRIALYVALTVGSLLMLAPFIWMVLTALKAPNEVGVFTWLPTEYHWENFAEAMKIAPFLNYFRNSFIIAIGETAVTLAVCTMAGYALAKLPLRGAKSLLNYFIVLLMVPFQIILVPLFLIVKSMPLFGGNDILGQGGTGWLDSWWGLIIPLAAGPMYTFLARQFYVSLPSELADAARMDGVGEFGIFLKVMTPLIKPALVTIFVFQVEGAWNAFLWPLMITNTDEIRPLQLGLAIFSQDQSDVLWPYLMAGTALATLPMIILFIFAQKRFVEGMASAGLKG, via the coding sequence GTGAATAGAACCGCAGGAATCAAACCCGGCAGGATTGCCCTGTATGTGGCCTTAACGGTGGGCTCGCTGCTGATGCTCGCGCCGTTCATCTGGATGGTGCTGACCGCGCTCAAGGCTCCCAACGAAGTGGGTGTCTTCACGTGGCTGCCCACCGAGTACCACTGGGAGAACTTCGCGGAAGCGATGAAAATCGCCCCGTTCCTGAACTACTTCCGCAACAGCTTTATCATCGCCATCGGTGAGACAGCGGTGACCCTGGCCGTCTGCACGATGGCCGGTTACGCTCTGGCCAAGCTCCCCCTTCGCGGGGCCAAATCGCTGCTTAACTACTTCATCGTGCTGCTGATGGTTCCGTTCCAGATCATCCTGGTCCCGTTGTTCCTGATCGTGAAGAGCATGCCGCTGTTCGGCGGCAATGACATTCTTGGCCAAGGCGGCACGGGCTGGCTGGATTCCTGGTGGGGTCTCATCATCCCGCTTGCGGCCGGCCCGATGTACACGTTCCTGGCCCGGCAGTTCTACGTCTCGCTCCCGTCAGAGCTGGCCGACGCGGCCCGCATGGACGGTGTGGGGGAGTTCGGGATCTTCCTGAAGGTGATGACACCTTTGATCAAGCCCGCGTTGGTCACCATTTTCGTCTTCCAGGTCGAAGGAGCCTGGAATGCATTCCTCTGGCCCCTCATGATCACCAACACTGACGAAATCAGGCCGCTCCAGCTTGGCCTCGCGATCTTCTCCCAGGACCAATCCGACGTCCTGTGGCCGTACCTCATGGCCGGGACCGCACTTGCCACTTTGCCGATGATCATCCTGTTCATCTTTGCGCAGAAGCGGTTTGTTGAAGGCATGGCAAGCGCGGGGCTGAAAGGATGA
- a CDS encoding sugar phosphate isomerase/epimerase, whose product MNVLTPGICSVTLRNSSIEDVVDVVSTARLAGIEWSSQAHVFDAAAALRAKQATAAAGLKVLSLGSYYRVGSRGDFGAVTALASALGAPRIRVWAGESASLDASSQVWDAVVEDAQRISGLAAGYGLEIAFEYHGGTLTDSAETTLELLARVGRPNVGTYWQPAVGLTDEQAVESLRQVLDHVLGIHCFSWWPGRERLPLTDRKQLWHSVAEILRDRGASTDLMLEFVEADLPENVIRDSEFLTRITLGAEQATALKGGPE is encoded by the coding sequence ATGAATGTCCTGACACCAGGCATTTGCTCGGTGACGTTGCGGAACAGCAGCATCGAGGACGTTGTGGACGTCGTTTCCACAGCCCGCCTGGCCGGCATCGAGTGGAGCAGCCAAGCGCACGTTTTCGATGCGGCTGCCGCGCTCCGGGCCAAGCAGGCCACCGCGGCAGCCGGCCTCAAAGTCCTGTCGCTCGGTTCCTACTATCGTGTGGGGAGCCGGGGTGACTTCGGCGCTGTCACGGCTTTGGCGTCAGCCCTGGGAGCTCCGCGGATCAGGGTCTGGGCGGGGGAATCGGCGTCACTGGACGCCAGCTCGCAGGTCTGGGATGCGGTGGTGGAGGACGCGCAGCGGATCTCCGGGCTTGCCGCGGGGTATGGACTGGAAATCGCCTTCGAATACCACGGCGGAACGCTGACTGACTCGGCGGAAACCACCCTGGAGCTATTGGCGCGGGTGGGCCGGCCCAACGTCGGAACATACTGGCAGCCCGCCGTCGGACTCACCGACGAACAGGCCGTCGAGTCGCTGCGCCAAGTGCTGGATCACGTCCTAGGCATTCATTGCTTTTCCTGGTGGCCCGGGCGTGAACGGCTGCCACTCACGGACCGAAAACAGCTGTGGCATTCAGTGGCGGAGATCCTCCGGGACAGGGGAGCGTCCACGGACCTCATGCTGGAGTTCGTGGAAGCGGACCTTCCGGAGAACGTCATCCGGGACAGTGAATTCTTAACCCGCATCACCCTCGGTGCGGAGCAGGCAACGGCACTCAAGGGAGGACCGGAATGA
- a CDS encoding extracellular solute-binding protein, giving the protein MKKNALKVMAMSVGLGLALAACGSGSAPSSSTDDPATATGSLRVMIPTYPLSNEGKAEFQKVVDDFNKTYPKMTIEPDFVTYDTMNEKISTSIASGSGYDVLVTGIGWIQPFAAKKVFKDLADVGLTKEDISTKTAEAMVPAVTHDEKVYGYPLIADARAVAFRKSAFIEAGLDPEKPPASMAELKVAAEKLTQRDASGAITRPGFDFWAASGAYRQTFTTFLASTGTPLFVDGKPNFNNPEGVETLEWMKSMINNVQAFGQMNSAKKPLVYTNEAPIGMVGGAVDCSDQGIGQANCDDLSFFLLDSGTKAEFVGGDIASIGAKTKNAKAAWTFIESLIKPEANNAQAKLNSKIPATKDTAKAGQAQSNPLSKFVAANLSHAAYEGGASNWLEVRKSFNSGLDEALLGKRPAEEVLSSLAALSK; this is encoded by the coding sequence ATGAAGAAGAACGCTTTGAAGGTCATGGCGATGTCCGTCGGCCTCGGGCTTGCGCTGGCGGCGTGCGGCTCCGGAAGTGCACCGAGCTCATCCACGGACGACCCCGCGACCGCGACCGGCTCGCTGCGGGTCATGATCCCCACGTACCCCCTTTCCAACGAAGGCAAGGCGGAATTCCAGAAGGTCGTTGACGACTTCAACAAGACCTACCCGAAGATGACCATCGAACCGGACTTCGTCACCTACGACACCATGAACGAGAAGATCTCCACTTCGATCGCCTCCGGATCCGGCTATGACGTCCTGGTCACGGGGATCGGTTGGATCCAGCCGTTCGCCGCCAAAAAGGTTTTCAAGGATCTCGCGGACGTGGGATTGACCAAGGAGGACATCAGCACCAAGACGGCGGAGGCGATGGTCCCGGCCGTCACCCACGATGAGAAGGTTTACGGCTACCCGTTGATCGCCGATGCCCGTGCCGTGGCCTTCCGCAAGAGCGCCTTCATCGAAGCCGGCCTGGACCCCGAAAAGCCGCCGGCCAGCATGGCAGAGCTCAAAGTAGCAGCCGAGAAACTGACCCAGCGCGATGCCTCCGGGGCCATCACCCGTCCCGGCTTCGACTTCTGGGCAGCGTCCGGGGCATACCGGCAGACGTTCACCACCTTCCTGGCTTCGACAGGCACGCCCCTGTTCGTGGACGGCAAGCCGAACTTCAACAATCCGGAGGGTGTGGAGACGCTCGAATGGATGAAAAGCATGATCAACAACGTCCAGGCCTTCGGCCAGATGAACTCCGCCAAGAAGCCCCTCGTCTACACGAATGAGGCCCCCATCGGCATGGTGGGCGGTGCTGTGGACTGCAGCGACCAGGGCATCGGCCAGGCCAACTGTGACGACCTCAGCTTCTTCCTGCTGGACAGCGGCACCAAGGCCGAGTTCGTGGGCGGCGACATTGCCTCGATCGGTGCCAAGACCAAGAATGCCAAGGCTGCCTGGACGTTCATCGAATCCCTCATCAAACCGGAGGCCAACAACGCCCAGGCCAAGCTCAATTCGAAGATCCCGGCTACCAAGGACACCGCGAAAGCAGGGCAGGCCCAGTCCAACCCGCTGAGCAAGTTCGTCGCGGCGAACCTCTCGCACGCGGCCTACGAAGGCGGAGCCTCGAACTGGCTGGAAGTGCGTAAGTCCTTCAACTCCGGCCTGGACGAAGCCCTGCTCGGCAAGCGTCCGGCAGAGGAAGTCCTGTCGTCCCTGGCGGCGCTTTCAAAATGA
- a CDS encoding DUF624 domain-containing protein: protein MESTKGPSRSARLLGVFEVTGDILTLQLLFLLASLPVITMFPAALALQYSLGDIFVEGRPRPARLFWANFTWALRRTWKVAVLLPLIMVLAAASLLFWLTAGGLAGVVALCILVPMYGVLVAGYVAVLASTLQASAADTGTLGSGSIAGFRERLSAAWSLAQRRAIPLALSVVVMVTWLLVLAKLPTLVLVGTGLVPAGLAWWVAAPWIQDRRATLAAGQDRKTG from the coding sequence GTGGAGTCGACCAAGGGGCCATCGCGCTCTGCCCGGCTGCTCGGCGTTTTCGAGGTGACCGGGGACATCCTGACGCTTCAGCTGTTGTTCCTGCTGGCATCCCTGCCTGTGATCACGATGTTTCCGGCGGCCCTGGCGCTCCAGTACTCCCTTGGCGACATCTTCGTGGAAGGAAGGCCGCGGCCTGCGAGGCTCTTCTGGGCGAACTTCACCTGGGCTTTAAGGCGCACGTGGAAAGTGGCTGTCCTGCTGCCGTTGATCATGGTTCTGGCGGCCGCGTCACTTCTGTTCTGGCTGACGGCAGGCGGCCTGGCGGGCGTGGTGGCCCTGTGCATCCTGGTTCCGATGTATGGGGTGCTGGTTGCCGGCTATGTTGCCGTCCTCGCGTCCACCCTTCAGGCCTCCGCCGCGGATACAGGCACCCTGGGAAGCGGCAGCATCGCGGGATTCCGCGAGCGGCTTTCTGCGGCCTGGTCGCTCGCGCAGCGCCGGGCCATCCCCCTGGCGCTTTCCGTCGTCGTGATGGTTACGTGGCTGCTGGTGCTGGCCAAGCTGCCCACCCTGGTGCTCGTGGGGACCGGACTCGTCCCGGCCGGGTTGGCCTGGTGGGTGGCCGCACCGTGGATCCAGGACCGGCGAGCCACACTGGCCGCCGGCCAAGACCGGAAAACCGGCTAA
- a CDS encoding hydroxyacid dehydrogenase → MNRWTDDDGVNQLRPRVAFAMGSNELRDGLINAEGFVRLRAVADVVSTDVLTDFTTPRAREVLAGTTALITGWGSPSIDASVLDLSPGLRLVAHAAGTVKNHVAPVAWDRGLTVTTAAHANAVPVAEYALAFILLAGKDAFAFQAGQRARQSGYRKEVLRQDVGNNGNTVGIIGASRIGRLVIERLKSHGLRVLLSDPTVSPSEAARLGVELVTLKQLMHSSKVVSLHAPVLPSTLGMIGAAELAQMHDGSTFINTARGVLVDHDALRTELRSGRLSAVLDVTAPEPLPDGDELYGMPNVILTPHIAGSLGNELARMGDLAVTEVERLAQGRAPEHSISRETLDGMA, encoded by the coding sequence ATGAACCGCTGGACGGACGACGACGGCGTGAACCAGTTGCGGCCCCGGGTGGCCTTCGCCATGGGCTCCAATGAGCTCAGGGACGGCCTCATCAATGCTGAAGGATTCGTCCGCCTCCGGGCGGTTGCCGACGTTGTCAGCACGGATGTGCTGACCGACTTCACGACTCCACGGGCGCGGGAGGTGTTGGCTGGGACCACGGCGCTGATTACGGGGTGGGGCAGCCCCAGCATCGATGCGTCCGTCCTGGACCTGTCTCCCGGCCTGCGCCTCGTGGCGCATGCTGCCGGAACGGTCAAGAACCATGTGGCACCAGTGGCCTGGGACCGTGGACTGACAGTCACCACGGCGGCGCACGCCAACGCGGTCCCGGTGGCGGAATATGCGCTGGCCTTCATACTCCTGGCCGGAAAGGACGCCTTCGCCTTCCAAGCCGGGCAACGCGCCAGGCAGTCCGGCTATCGGAAGGAGGTCCTGCGGCAGGACGTGGGCAACAACGGAAACACCGTGGGCATCATTGGTGCCTCCAGGATCGGGCGTCTGGTGATAGAACGGCTGAAGTCGCATGGGCTTCGTGTCCTGCTGTCGGATCCGACTGTTTCACCATCCGAGGCCGCACGCCTGGGTGTCGAACTGGTGACCCTGAAGCAGCTGATGCACAGCAGCAAGGTGGTCTCACTGCACGCTCCCGTGCTGCCCTCCACACTCGGGATGATCGGTGCGGCAGAACTGGCGCAAATGCACGACGGAAGCACATTCATTAACACGGCTCGTGGCGTCCTGGTGGATCACGACGCGCTGCGTACCGAGCTGCGCAGCGGCCGGCTCAGCGCCGTCCTTGATGTCACAGCACCTGAACCGCTGCCGGACGGGGATGAGCTGTACGGGATGCCCAATGTGATCCTGACCCCCCACATCGCCGGCTCCCTGGGCAACGAGCTCGCCCGCATGGGGGACCTTGCCGTGACCGAGGTGGAACGCCTGGCGCAGGGCAGGGCGCCGGAGCATTCAATCAGCCGGGAGACGCTGGACGGCATGGCATGA
- a CDS encoding substrate-binding domain-containing protein — protein sequence MLAEERQKLILEHIRLYGRVRAVDMARELNVAEVTIRRDLNGLHSAGMLSRIHGGAVRRGQEQPGSPGQKLVGIVVPSSLYYFSEVIRGAESAAERFGVRLVLGVSDYGAVEQDRVRRMIALGVEGILLATAAGDSDPGAATWLEDISVPTVLMERAFGSPGLKREMDHVRTDHRAGAVLALRHLHGLGHRSIAVAMSETPTSYWLELGCRDAWEILGLTNQPDVVQLGRVGGDGVPAELERLLDRCLADRTRAFFVHNDMAAALLVELAFQRGLRIPEDIAVVAYDDVTASMAPVPLTAVSPPKQAVGSLALEQLMRSIGYGSTAAGPVSHLSLLPTLHIRESCGAREPRADR from the coding sequence ATGCTTGCAGAGGAACGCCAGAAGCTCATTCTCGAGCACATCCGCCTCTATGGCCGTGTCCGTGCCGTGGATATGGCCCGGGAACTCAACGTCGCGGAGGTCACTATCCGGCGGGACCTGAACGGCCTGCACTCTGCCGGGATGCTGAGCCGGATCCATGGCGGTGCTGTCCGTCGCGGACAGGAGCAGCCAGGCAGTCCCGGCCAGAAACTGGTGGGCATCGTGGTGCCGAGCAGCCTGTATTACTTCAGCGAGGTCATCCGCGGGGCTGAATCAGCGGCGGAGCGTTTCGGTGTCCGTTTGGTCCTCGGCGTCTCCGACTACGGTGCCGTGGAACAGGACCGGGTGCGCCGCATGATCGCCCTGGGTGTGGAGGGTATCCTTTTGGCCACTGCGGCCGGTGACTCCGATCCCGGTGCCGCGACCTGGCTGGAGGACATCAGTGTTCCCACGGTGCTGATGGAGCGGGCCTTTGGCAGTCCCGGCCTTAAGCGGGAAATGGATCACGTCCGGACGGATCACAGGGCCGGTGCTGTCCTGGCCCTGCGGCACCTCCATGGGCTGGGCCACCGGTCCATAGCGGTGGCCATGTCCGAAACACCTACGTCGTACTGGCTCGAACTGGGTTGCCGGGATGCCTGGGAGATTCTCGGGCTGACGAATCAGCCGGACGTTGTCCAGCTGGGACGGGTGGGCGGAGATGGCGTGCCGGCTGAGTTGGAACGGCTCCTTGACCGCTGCCTGGCAGACAGGACACGGGCGTTCTTTGTTCACAACGACATGGCCGCTGCCCTCCTGGTTGAACTCGCCTTCCAGCGGGGACTCCGGATACCTGAGGATATTGCCGTGGTGGCCTACGACGATGTCACCGCGAGCATGGCGCCCGTCCCGCTGACGGCCGTGTCACCCCCCAAGCAGGCCGTGGGTTCCCTTGCCCTGGAACAGCTCATGCGCAGCATCGGCTACGGCTCCACGGCTGCGGGCCCGGTGTCCCACCTCTCCCTGCTCCCCACGTTGCACATCCGCGAATCCTGCGGAGCGAGGGAACCGCGCGCTGACCGATAA